Part of the Lotus japonicus ecotype B-129 chromosome 6, LjGifu_v1.2 genome, GCACAACGAGACCAAAATCAGGATGGACAATCGCAAAAGTCAAGGGAAGTTGCTTCTATCcactgtgattttggcttcactGTGGTTTTTCACTATGTATCCAAACAAGCACTCAAAAGTTACCGTATAGAAATGGTTGTCAAGCCAAGTATCCCGAGCCATTTTCAAGGACTTGAAGCAGTATTGTGCCTCATATGTGTCTTGACTCTTTtcaaattcataaaaaaattcctCACTGATGGGGATTGTGTTTGTTGCATCAAGAGGAACTAGAGTAACAGGAATACCAGAATGAATCACCTAAAATAACATGTACTTTTTGGTCAAGAACCAAACATATCTTTTACACTTACCAAAAATCATATTTGTTAATAACTACTCCATATAGTTGAAGGCTACTTTGTGGCTGGAATGTAAGGACTAACCTGGTATGCTGCAAAAGGGTCTCCAAATATGTTGAATTCTGCAAAAGGGTTGGCAATATAATCTGTGAACAAATTGCCACGGTCACCACACTGTCCAGTTATGCAGGAAGAGGAAGCATTTTTGGGGCAACAACCAGTTGGATTTTTTGACCTTACACCACCACCCATGATGTAAATATGCTCCACATTTTTCTTTAGGTGTGGATTATTCATAAGGAAAATGGCTAAGTTGGTGTGTGTTCCAATGAGAATCACAGTTATGGGACCTGCAGATATTTTGTCAATCAGGACTTGCTGAACAGTTGGTTGCCGTAGAGGGGTATATTTCCTTTTGCCCTGATTTCATGATGAAATCAGCAAGAAAAAAGTATCAGTAATTATACTACAAAGAATTCAAACAAATGAATCAATTcacattatatttttaatgcaaTTTTAAACATCTTCTCTTTTGTTTTGCTTTTAATTTGCAACTAGAGAGCTTAGTTTCATCAATACAATTTAAGGAGTACATGTTTGGAAACTAATTTGAAAACCACAGTGAAGTCAAAATCATGGTAAACAAAGCAAAAGTTGAGGAATATTGTTCTTGTTCACTATGATTTTGACTTCACTGTGATTTTCAAATGAGTTTCCAAACATACAATGTCAAATTGACAAggtatattatatttataccCGTGGAAGGAAAGCCTTCCTGATGCCAAAGTTAGTATCGATGTCCAAGAGCCCTCTAAGACCTGCTGGAATGGCCTGCCTATATCTGCAACCTCCTGCTGTTGTCATTTCCTGAAATCACATTTAACATCAGAATCATGAACCAAATTTTAACAACTTTTATATGCATCAAAATCTTGTGTCCCCCAAATGGTAAATGGTGTCTCTACAAATGAATTTCTGAtatgtcaattaaaaaaatatgagtATGGCAGTTTCAAACTTACATGATGGTTTTTGTTTGATATGAGAGGATTTAATTGGTGGGATAAAACATTAGACACGATTGGGGACAGAAGATCTTAATCTCTTTTATATATACACGTCCACTTTTTTTCATACCATTCCTATCAACTTTTTCTTCCTAACTCTTTGTTTTCTACCATAACAcatcatatctctcatttctaGCCCAATTCTTTTTTGCAGTATTTTACTTTGTTCTACTATTCCAATGTCCAGAGTATAAAAggcaaggtttttttttttttttcgaaagtaaaataatattaatgagGAAATAGTCAAGAGATGTACAAACCCTCCTCACAAGGGCACAAAAAATCAATGAGACCATCACTAACCCGAccaaagccaaaaaaaaaaaacctcaccaAAAGAGGAAAGGAAGCCCAAAGAAACTCTCAAAAACCTCCCAAAACCCCCCTAAGACAAAACAACACCCAAAAAACAAACCTTCCCTACAAGGCAAGGTTTTTTATATTATTGAGTTAGGGTATATTTGTTTATCATGCAAACAGATATTCATACATACTATAAGTTTAAAAAGAATTAACGGAATTTATTTTATGGATTGAGTTGAAAGTTCATTCAAGTTGTACTTAAATGGTATGTAAAATACACACTTAATGAGCAGACTATAATGTATGCTCCATTTATTTCTATCAACTCGGAGGTTTACCAAAAATACAGCCGCCAAAATCACTTTTTACTAAGTAAGGTCGGTTATATGAATCAATTGAGATCTGTTCTGCTAAAATTTAAGTCCAATGATATAAAAGTCATTTAACTCTAAATTTTTCTTATCACTTTTGTTGATCTAGCTTTATCTCTAAGTAAATActccaaaaagaaaagaaaaaaaaaagacacacTCCACATACTACATATACCTGTTCTATAATTGGAAGATAACCTCCAACATTAGGGAGTATGGTACCATTTGGAAGTATTCCACCCTCACCTCCCACTCCAACTGATATGTCATCTCTCCCCATCATGTAAAGCAAGTCATAAACTTGATTCACAGCATGTCCTGCATTAGTCCAACCATTTGCACTCACAGTGATTCCCTGCACAACCAACATGGTCATCCACCAAGGCAAATATGCAATATCAACATCAGAAGATCGAATTGTCTGTATTTTACAACACATGGAGACAAACAGACTACTGTTGACAACTTTTAGAACATATCCTCATTTGACAAAAAGAAAAGATTTACCCTTTTCACTATGCTGGTTCCTTGATTAAGCCACAAAAATAGCAGTCAATCTCTACCAGTAAGATTtgcttaaaaaagaaaaaaatattgcaaTCAAGGAGTAAATAATTCCAAAAAAGAGTTGGTCAAAGATACAGTTTGCTTTTAGGATAAAGTTAGAATTAGTCTAAGTTCTAAGATAATATCAGAGTCTATCATAGATTCGTCCATTGAGTCACTCATAAAATAGTTCACTCGTAAATATTCGGTTCTGCAAGCTTCACATTGTAGGTGTCCAGCCCTAGTCTTGAGGGGTGTTAAGGTCCACAACAATGACTGATGATATGCCTAAATAAGTCATTATAATTGGACGACAACCATCACTTATAAACTAACTTTTAGGGTAGAGTTGTGCGTATATTTGAATATCAAAGCAATGATTCACAATGAAAAGCAGGAAATAAAAAGATAAGGGAATAAATAAAGGTGACTAATGTTTGCTTAATTTGCTAACCTCCAACTGAAATTCTGATCTGTTAAGCTTCAAAAGGTAGAGAAGAGCAAAGAAATCATCAGTATCAACATCTGTATCCAAAAGAATCCGGCGTGGCCTGCCTTCCACAACATGCAAATCAACTCCAAGAGTTCCTAACATGATTAATATTACCACAGCTATCCTGAAGCTGAACATTTTCTGTGATCCAAGAGTAACCCAAAAATCTCTTATGCTGAAATATGCAATAGAGAATGAGAAAGACTTAAAAAAGAGCTTCCATCAACATAAAGTAAAAAGCATGCAAAGAAGAGAGAATTCAAGTATGGACTGTGGAGAAGGATAGAAGAAGAGGAAGCAGAGGAAATGAATGACTGAAAGACACGTAAATGAGGTGGTAGAAGAAGGTAGTAGCACCTTAATTATCTTGCTGACATagaaaggaaaaacaagaaGCAGTTTACGTGCTCATTGGTTTTGTAGTGCAACTATATATTTTTCATATAGTCTGAGAATCCACAGAGAAGGGTCATAACCcccattttaacttttaagtggGGTTGGGTTAAGGGGTGACTCATGATATGATTTGACTTGTAACCTTTTGTTCAGTGCTATTTTATTCCATTCCATAGTTGAATAAGGTTGCAAAATGTTTGGTGAGGGATGGCCAAGAGGATTCAcatctatttttctcttttcttgtcATTCTAGTCAAAATATTCAATGACAGTATTTTTCTGTTTTGATTAGAAATGAATTTTGGTCCAATAATTattaagaaacaaaacaaaaaaacttggTGTAAATGACCACATGACCAACCATCGACCCAAATGACAACACGATCAAGTGATCATCAAGCTAATTGGTCAGGACAAAAAAACTCAGGCTTCCCACTTTCTAACCAATTAGCCTAACATAAGGCTAAGTTGACAGAAATGATGGTTAAATTCACCATAGCAAGGTTAACACCTCAAATGCTAACTACACAACAACTTTGACAAAGGTTAAACATTTTCATCATAGTTCACTTTGACCATTATATATACAAGTTTGATCATTTGATCAGAAATTCCGCTAACCTTTTTAGTTATTGCATTCATATGCTCTTCTCTTAAAAAATTCACTCTTTGTCTCTCTGATTCGTTGATAATTTGACTGCTGGAGCACAACCGTTGGGTTGTGAAACTATGGGGTCCCGCCTAGTGGTTGCTCACCTCGTGTATTAACCATTAGGTTGGAGCTTGATCCTCGcccataaaaataattaaattttatagtTAGACTTTACCGATTATTACAAAACACGTGGCAAGAAAATTAGTCAGTGATGTCAACGGTTGAGCCATGATGTCAa contains:
- the LOC130723854 gene encoding nucleoside hydrolase 3-like isoform X4; the protein is MFSFRIAVVILIMLGTLGVDLHVVEGRPRRILLDTDVDTDDFFALLYLLKLNRSEFQLEGITVSANGWTNAGHAVNQVYDLLYMMGRDDISVGVGGEGGILPNGTILPNVGGYLPIIEQEMTTAGGCRYRQAIPAGLRGLLDIDTNFGIRKAFLPRGKRKYTPLRQPTVQQVLIDKISAGPITVILIGTHTNLAIFLMNNPHLKKNVEHIYIMGGGVRSKNPTGCCPKNASSSCITGQCGDRGNLFTDYIANPFAEFNIFGDPFAAYQVIHSGIPVTLVPLDATNTIPISEEFFYEFEKSQDTYEAQYCFKSLKMARDTWLDNHFYTSYFMWDSFTCGVAVSIMSSSNKTKGENEIAEMEYMNITVITSNKPYGISDGSNPFFDGLNVPKFNLKKGGVHSGHVQQGLRDPFCIVKNGKGKCQDGYTSEVNGPDSVPVLVATKAKPNCDVRSPLKREYFKSFLNALNQPQQAGRFNFTTQFPYYKEVTYRPDFQNTTLGKPVVFDMDMSAGDFLALFYLLKVPAEVLNLKVRSRELSEVWSP